One Neovison vison isolate M4711 chromosome 2, ASM_NN_V1, whole genome shotgun sequence genomic window carries:
- the FNDC5 gene encoding fibronectin type III domain-containing protein 5 isoform X1: MSLTPAQDSPSAPVNVTVRHLKANSAVVSWDVLEDEVVIGFAISQQKKDVRMLRFIQEVNTTTRSCALWDLEEDTEYIVHVQAISIQGQSPASEPVLFKTPREAEKMASKNKDEVTMKEMGSSQQLRTGEVLIIVVVLFMWAGVIALFCRQYDIIKDNEPNNNKEKTKSASETSTPEHQGGGLLRSKFPNKPSVSIIEA; encoded by the exons ATGAGCCTCACCCCAGCACAAG ACAGCCCCTCGGCCCCCGTGAATGTCACTGTCAGGCACCTCAAGGCCAACTCCGCAGTGGTGAGCTGGGACGTCTTGGAGGATGAGGTCGTCATTGGATTTGCCATCTCTCAGCAG AAGAAGGACGTGCGGATGCTACGCTTCATTCAGGAAGTGAACACCACCACCCGCTCATGCGCCCTCTGGGACCTGGAGGAGGACACCGAGTACATTGTGCACGTGCAGGCCATCTCCATTCAGGGCCAGAGTCCGGCCAGCGAGCCCGTGCTCTTCAAGACCCCACGCGAGGCAGAGAAGATGGCATCCAAGAACAAAG atGAGGTGACCATGAAGGAGATGGGGAGCAGCCAACAGCTGCGGACCGGCGAGGTGCTCATCATCGTCGTGGTCCTGTTCATGTGGGCAG GCGTCATTGCCCTCTTCTGCCGCCAGTATGACATTATCAAGGACAATGAACCCAATAACAACAAGGAGAAAACCAAGAGCGCGTCAGAAACCAGCACACCAGAGCACCAAGGGGGAGGTCTCCTCCGCAGCAAG tttcCCAACAAGCCCTCAGTGAGCATCATTGAAGCATGA
- the FNDC5 gene encoding fibronectin type III domain-containing protein 5 isoform X3, producing the protein MSLTPAQDSPSAPVNVTVRHLKANSAVVSWDVLEDEVVIGFAISQQKKDVRMLRFIQEVNTTTRSCALWDLEEDTEYIVHVQAISIQGQSPASEPVLFKTPREAEKMASKNKDEVTMKEMGSSQQLRTGEVLIIVVVLFMWAGVIALFCRQYDIIKDNEPNNNKEKTKSASETSTPEHQGGGLLRSKI; encoded by the exons ATGAGCCTCACCCCAGCACAAG ACAGCCCCTCGGCCCCCGTGAATGTCACTGTCAGGCACCTCAAGGCCAACTCCGCAGTGGTGAGCTGGGACGTCTTGGAGGATGAGGTCGTCATTGGATTTGCCATCTCTCAGCAG AAGAAGGACGTGCGGATGCTACGCTTCATTCAGGAAGTGAACACCACCACCCGCTCATGCGCCCTCTGGGACCTGGAGGAGGACACCGAGTACATTGTGCACGTGCAGGCCATCTCCATTCAGGGCCAGAGTCCGGCCAGCGAGCCCGTGCTCTTCAAGACCCCACGCGAGGCAGAGAAGATGGCATCCAAGAACAAAG atGAGGTGACCATGAAGGAGATGGGGAGCAGCCAACAGCTGCGGACCGGCGAGGTGCTCATCATCGTCGTGGTCCTGTTCATGTGGGCAG GCGTCATTGCCCTCTTCTGCCGCCAGTATGACATTATCAAGGACAATGAACCCAATAACAACAAGGAGAAAACCAAGAGCGCGTCAGAAACCAGCACACCAGAGCACCAAGGGGGAGGTCTCCTCCGCAGCAAG ATATGA
- the FNDC5 gene encoding fibronectin type III domain-containing protein 5 isoform X2 has protein sequence MSLTPAQDSPSAPVNVTVRHLKANSAVVSWDVLEDEVVIGFAISQQKKDVRMLRFIQEVNTTTRSCALWDLEEDTEYIVHVQAISIQGQSPASEPVLFKTPREAEKMASKNKDEVTMKEMGSSQQLRTGEVLIIVVVLFMWAGVIALFCRQYDIIKDNEPNNNKEKTKSASETSTPEHQGGGLLRSKSW, from the exons ATGAGCCTCACCCCAGCACAAG ACAGCCCCTCGGCCCCCGTGAATGTCACTGTCAGGCACCTCAAGGCCAACTCCGCAGTGGTGAGCTGGGACGTCTTGGAGGATGAGGTCGTCATTGGATTTGCCATCTCTCAGCAG AAGAAGGACGTGCGGATGCTACGCTTCATTCAGGAAGTGAACACCACCACCCGCTCATGCGCCCTCTGGGACCTGGAGGAGGACACCGAGTACATTGTGCACGTGCAGGCCATCTCCATTCAGGGCCAGAGTCCGGCCAGCGAGCCCGTGCTCTTCAAGACCCCACGCGAGGCAGAGAAGATGGCATCCAAGAACAAAG atGAGGTGACCATGAAGGAGATGGGGAGCAGCCAACAGCTGCGGACCGGCGAGGTGCTCATCATCGTCGTGGTCCTGTTCATGTGGGCAG GCGTCATTGCCCTCTTCTGCCGCCAGTATGACATTATCAAGGACAATGAACCCAATAACAACAAGGAGAAAACCAAGAGCGCGTCAGAAACCAGCACACCAGAGCACCAAGGGGGAGGTCTCCTCCGCAGCAAG TCTTGGTGA